One genomic region from Ralstonia pseudosolanacearum encodes:
- a CDS encoding DUF6566 family protein — translation MNTSPSPNPAAAGPAPDSEAAGDGQVAFEQLHEYKNHTITIRPRRIGGGLWRAAFAISLDSRALVAVGTEVGQAFRTPIGAARDAVDAARSFIDARLKACRPA, via the coding sequence ATGAACACATCACCTTCCCCCAATCCTGCCGCTGCCGGTCCTGCCCCCGATTCCGAGGCGGCCGGCGATGGACAGGTCGCTTTCGAGCAACTGCACGAATACAAGAACCACACGATCACCATCCGGCCCCGGCGCATCGGCGGCGGGCTGTGGCGGGCGGCATTCGCCATCAGCCTCGACAGTCGCGCGCTGGTCGCCGTCGGCACGGAGGTCGGCCAGGCGTTCCGGACGCCGATCGGCGCGGCGCGGGACGCCGTCGATGCTGCCCGGAGCTTCATCGATGCCCGGCTGAAAGCGTGCCGGCCCGCCTGA
- a CDS encoding enoyl-CoA hydratase translates to MIALDWLHDGTVALLTLRRPPANAFTPEGLRQLQATVETLDADPRVRALVITGDGPKFFSAGADLNTFASGDRDVAREAAARFGAAFEALQNARPVVIAAINGYAMGGGLECALACDIRIAERHAQLAVPETAVGLLCCGCGTQTLPWLVGEGWAKRMILTGERVDAQTALRIGLVEEVVDTGAARAAALAMARRVTTLSPQAVTFSKALIHQARNGVPRAAALAVERERFVDLFDHPDQREGVNAFLEKRAPRWHGAAKPEEALP, encoded by the coding sequence ATGATCGCACTCGACTGGCTGCACGACGGCACCGTCGCTCTGCTGACGCTCAGGCGCCCGCCCGCCAATGCCTTCACGCCGGAAGGGCTGCGGCAGTTGCAGGCCACCGTCGAAACGCTCGATGCCGATCCGCGCGTGCGCGCGCTGGTCATCACCGGCGACGGCCCGAAGTTCTTCAGCGCGGGCGCAGACCTGAACACCTTCGCCAGCGGCGACCGCGACGTCGCGCGCGAGGCCGCCGCCCGCTTCGGCGCCGCGTTCGAGGCGCTGCAGAACGCGCGCCCGGTCGTGATCGCCGCCATCAACGGCTATGCGATGGGCGGCGGGCTCGAATGCGCCCTCGCCTGCGACATCCGCATCGCCGAGCGGCACGCGCAGTTGGCCGTGCCGGAAACCGCGGTCGGCCTGCTGTGCTGCGGCTGCGGCACGCAGACCCTGCCGTGGCTGGTCGGCGAAGGCTGGGCCAAGCGCATGATCCTCACCGGCGAGCGCGTCGACGCGCAGACCGCGCTGCGCATCGGCCTGGTCGAGGAGGTGGTCGACACCGGCGCGGCGCGCGCGGCGGCGCTGGCGATGGCGCGACGCGTGACGACGCTGAGTCCGCAGGCGGTCACCTTCAGCAAGGCCCTGATCCACCAGGCGCGCAACGGCGTGCCGCGCGCGGCGGCGCTCGCTGTCGAGCGCGAACGGTTCGTGGACCTGTTCGACCATCCGGACCAGCGCGAAGGCGTCAACGCCTTTCTGGAAAAACGCGCGCCGCGCTGGCACGGCGCCGCCAAGCCAGAGGAGGCCCTGCCATGA
- a CDS encoding enoyl-CoA hydratase/isomerase family protein, with product MSALPKPAEPAAAEAEVLFHVVNRVAILTLNRPAALNALSHGMVRQLSARLAQCRDDARIAAVVLRGAGEKGFCAGGDVRALHRLARQGQAHGPDGWLQFFVDEYRLDYALHRFPKPVVALLDGIAMGGGMGLGQGARLRVVTERSRIAMPETRIGFLPDVGATHFLGAMPPEMALYIGLTGTTLSGADALHCGLADVCVPAEWLASFEDRLLRLSHAGESDESGDLMQALRRVFEPPCNIVPHAAIARTAPWIVRYFDRRSTLDRIVATLRESLERDPAREARQWLQATLDAMATHSPTMLHVTREALLRGRQLTLAECFRMELGIVARAIEEGDFCEGVRAHLVDKDHRPGWAPATLAGVRPERVRHFLSSPWRGAAHPLARLGAEPQAA from the coding sequence ATGAGCGCCTTGCCGAAGCCGGCCGAGCCGGCCGCCGCCGAAGCCGAGGTACTGTTCCACGTGGTGAACCGCGTCGCGATCCTCACGCTGAACCGTCCGGCGGCCCTGAACGCCCTGTCGCACGGGATGGTGCGGCAGCTGTCGGCGCGGCTGGCGCAGTGCCGCGACGATGCCCGCATTGCCGCGGTCGTGCTGCGCGGCGCGGGAGAGAAAGGCTTCTGCGCCGGCGGCGACGTGCGCGCGCTCCACCGGCTGGCGCGGCAAGGCCAGGCGCACGGCCCCGACGGCTGGCTGCAATTCTTCGTCGACGAATACCGGCTGGACTACGCGCTGCACCGGTTCCCCAAGCCCGTGGTCGCGCTGCTCGACGGCATTGCGATGGGCGGCGGCATGGGGCTCGGGCAAGGGGCGCGCCTGCGGGTGGTCACCGAGCGCAGCCGGATCGCCATGCCGGAAACCCGCATCGGCTTCCTGCCCGACGTGGGCGCGACGCACTTCCTGGGCGCGATGCCGCCCGAGATGGCGCTGTACATCGGGCTGACGGGCACGACGCTGTCGGGCGCCGACGCCCTGCATTGCGGGCTGGCCGACGTATGCGTGCCCGCCGAGTGGCTCGCCTCGTTCGAAGACCGGCTGCTGCGCCTGTCCCACGCGGGCGAGTCGGACGAGTCGGGCGACCTGATGCAGGCGCTGCGCCGCGTGTTCGAGCCGCCGTGCAACATCGTGCCGCATGCCGCCATTGCGCGGACGGCACCGTGGATCGTGCGCTATTTCGATCGGCGCTCCACCCTCGACCGCATCGTCGCCACGCTGCGCGAGAGCCTGGAGCGCGATCCCGCGCGCGAGGCCCGGCAATGGCTGCAGGCCACGCTCGACGCCATGGCCACGCACTCGCCGACGATGCTGCATGTCACGCGCGAGGCGCTGCTGCGCGGGCGCCAGCTGACGCTGGCCGAGTGCTTCCGCATGGAGCTCGGCATCGTGGCGCGCGCGATCGAGGAAGGCGACTTCTGCGAGGGCGTGCGCGCGCACCTGGTCGACAAGGACCATCGCCCCGGCTGGGCACCGGCCACGCTGGCCGGGGTACGGCCGGAGCGGGTGCGGCATTTCCTGTCGTCGCCGTGGCGCGGCGCGGCGCACCCGCTTGCGCGGCTCGGGGCGGAGCCGCAAGCCGCATGA
- a CDS encoding Lrp/AsnC family transcriptional regulator, whose translation MKKVATKFRSPVAAPPQGATLSALDRTDRAILKWLQRDASISNVALADKVSLSPPACLRRVERLKELGCIRGVVALLEPKALDLGTLVMIGVVLDRSTPESFADFEKAVQKVPGCLECHVVTGEFDYFMLVRTRDNDSYNRLHAEQLLYLPGVRQIRTFMTLKQVLSTTQLPIA comes from the coding sequence ATGAAGAAAGTCGCAACAAAATTTCGCAGCCCGGTCGCCGCGCCACCCCAGGGCGCCACGCTATCGGCACTGGACCGCACGGACCGCGCCATCCTGAAGTGGCTGCAGCGCGATGCCTCGATCTCCAACGTGGCGCTGGCGGACAAGGTGAGCCTGAGCCCGCCCGCGTGCCTGCGGCGAGTCGAGCGGCTCAAGGAACTGGGATGCATCCGGGGCGTCGTGGCGCTGCTCGAGCCAAAGGCGCTCGACCTGGGCACGCTGGTGATGATCGGCGTGGTGCTGGACCGCTCGACGCCGGAGTCCTTCGCCGATTTCGAAAAAGCCGTGCAGAAGGTGCCCGGCTGCCTGGAGTGCCACGTGGTGACCGGCGAGTTCGACTACTTCATGCTGGTGCGCACCCGGGACAACGACAGCTACAACCGCCTGCATGCCGAGCAGTTGCTGTATCTGCCGGGGGTGCGCCAGATCCGGACGTTCATGACGCTCAAGCAGGTGCTGTCGACCACGCAGTTGCCGATCGCCTGA
- a CDS encoding 1-aminocyclopropane-1-carboxylate deaminase, which yields MNLNKHPRHPLTFGPTPIQPLKRLSAHLGGKVELYAKREDCNSGLAFGGNKTRKLEYLVPEVLAGGYDTLVSIGGIQSNQTRQVAAVAAHLGLKCVLVQENWVNYSDAVYDRVGNIELSRILGADVRLDAAGFDIGIRPSWEQAMEDVRRAGGKPFPIPAGCSEHPLGGLGFVGFAEEVRQQEAELGFRFDYIVVCSVTGSTQAGMVVGFAADGRADRVIGIDASAKPEQTREQILRIARDTAKLVELGRDITADDVVLDTRYGGPEYGLPNEGTLEAIRLCARQEGMLTDPVYEGKSMHGMIDRVRNGEFPEGARVLYAHLGGVPALNAYSFLFRNG from the coding sequence ATGAACCTGAACAAGCATCCCCGCCATCCGCTGACCTTCGGCCCCACGCCCATCCAGCCGCTCAAGCGGCTGTCGGCCCACCTTGGCGGTAAGGTCGAGCTTTACGCCAAGCGTGAGGACTGCAACAGCGGCCTGGCCTTCGGCGGCAACAAGACGCGCAAGCTCGAATACCTGGTGCCGGAGGTGCTGGCCGGGGGCTACGACACGCTGGTCTCGATCGGCGGCATTCAGTCGAACCAGACGCGCCAGGTCGCGGCGGTGGCCGCGCACCTGGGGCTGAAGTGCGTGCTGGTGCAGGAGAACTGGGTCAATTATTCCGACGCGGTCTACGACCGGGTGGGCAACATCGAGCTGTCGCGCATCCTGGGCGCGGACGTGCGGCTGGACGCGGCCGGGTTCGACATCGGCATCCGCCCGAGCTGGGAGCAGGCCATGGAGGACGTGCGTCGCGCGGGCGGCAAGCCGTTCCCGATCCCGGCCGGCTGCTCGGAGCACCCGCTCGGTGGCCTGGGCTTCGTCGGCTTTGCCGAGGAGGTGCGCCAGCAGGAGGCCGAGCTCGGTTTCCGCTTCGACTACATCGTGGTGTGCTCCGTCACGGGCAGCACGCAGGCGGGGATGGTGGTGGGCTTCGCGGCGGACGGGCGCGCCGACCGGGTGATCGGCATCGACGCATCGGCCAAGCCGGAGCAGACGCGTGAGCAGATTCTGCGGATCGCCCGCGATACCGCCAAGCTGGTCGAGCTCGGCCGCGACATCACGGCAGACGACGTGGTGCTCGACACGCGCTACGGCGGCCCCGAATATGGCCTGCCGAACGAAGGCACGCTGGAGGCGATCCGGCTGTGCGCGCGCCAGGAGGGCATGCTGACCGACCCGGTGTACGAGGGCAAGTCGATGCACGGCATGATCGACCGGGTGCGCAACGGCGAGTTTCCCGAGGGCGCGCGCGTGCTGTACGCCCACCTGGGCGGCGTGCCGGCGCTCAACGCGTACAGCTTCCTCTTCCGCAACGGCTGA